A window from Luteibacter flocculans encodes these proteins:
- a CDS encoding 3-hydroxyacyl-CoA dehydrogenase/enoyl-CoA hydratase family protein — protein MTATPLRIRKAAVLGAGVMGAQIAAHLTNANVETVLFDLPAKEGPKSGIAIKAIANLAKLSPAPLAEKSLGAAIIPANYEEDLAQLADVDLIIEAIAERMDWKLDLYTKIAPHVSQTAVLASNTSGLSINGLAEALPEELRHRFTGVHFFNPPRYMHLVELIPTRLTDAAVLEGLEAFLTTTLGKGVVYAKDTPNFIGNRIGVFSMLSTMHHTEAFGLGFDTVDALTGPAIGRPKSATFRTADVVGLDTLAHVVKTMSDTLPDDPWHRYFQPPAWLKGLIDKGALGQKTGAGVYRKAGKDIVVLDLQKQDYRPSEQKASDEVSAILAIKDPAEKFAKLRASADPQAQFLWAVFRDLFHYTAYHLADIADTARDVDFAIRWGYGWKLGPFEIWQSAGWQQIAGWVAEDIAAGKAMSNAPLPAWVTDGRTGVHGKAGSFSAAANADKPRSSHPVYQRQAFPDPILGERFDQGTTVWENEGVRLWHAGDDIGVISFKTKMHTVNDQVLDGIQHAIGLAEQQFRGVVLWQPSEPFSAGADLKGALGLLQAGKLAQFEAMVANFQATSMRIKYSLVPVVAAVRGLALGGGCEFQMHSARTVAALESYIGLVEAGVGLLPAGGGLKELAVRAAQANPEDPFEYLKKVFETVAMAKVSASALEAKSLGLLRKDDVIVFNGYELLHVAKSQARALAESGYRPPLPARAIPVGGDVSTATFKSSLANLAEGYFASAHDIDIAGRIADTLSGGRIERGSLVDENWLLALERRHFVELAQTEKTQARIAHTMTTGKPLRN, from the coding sequence AGATTGCCGCTCACCTGACGAACGCCAACGTGGAAACCGTGCTGTTCGACCTTCCCGCCAAGGAAGGTCCGAAGAGCGGCATCGCCATCAAGGCGATCGCCAACCTCGCCAAGCTCTCGCCGGCACCGCTGGCCGAGAAGAGCCTCGGCGCCGCGATCATCCCGGCCAACTACGAGGAAGACCTTGCTCAGCTCGCCGACGTGGACCTCATCATCGAGGCCATCGCCGAGCGGATGGACTGGAAGCTGGATCTCTATACGAAGATCGCGCCTCACGTGTCGCAGACGGCCGTGCTCGCCAGTAACACCTCCGGCCTGTCGATCAACGGTCTCGCCGAGGCGCTGCCGGAAGAACTCCGCCATCGCTTCACCGGCGTGCATTTCTTCAATCCGCCGCGCTACATGCACCTGGTCGAGCTGATCCCGACCCGCCTCACCGACGCCGCCGTGCTTGAGGGCCTGGAAGCCTTCCTCACCACCACGCTCGGCAAGGGCGTGGTGTACGCCAAGGACACCCCGAACTTCATCGGTAACCGCATCGGCGTGTTCTCGATGCTCTCCACCATGCACCACACCGAAGCGTTCGGCCTCGGCTTCGACACCGTGGACGCGCTCACCGGTCCCGCCATCGGCCGCCCGAAGAGCGCCACCTTCCGCACGGCAGACGTTGTGGGCCTGGACACCCTGGCGCACGTGGTCAAGACCATGAGCGACACCCTGCCCGACGATCCCTGGCATCGCTACTTCCAGCCGCCCGCCTGGCTGAAGGGCCTGATCGACAAGGGCGCGCTTGGCCAGAAGACCGGCGCGGGTGTGTACCGCAAGGCCGGCAAGGACATCGTGGTGCTCGACCTGCAGAAGCAGGACTACCGCCCGTCCGAGCAGAAGGCGTCCGACGAGGTATCGGCCATTCTCGCCATCAAGGATCCGGCTGAGAAGTTCGCAAAGCTGCGCGCATCGGCCGATCCGCAGGCGCAGTTCCTGTGGGCCGTGTTCCGCGACCTGTTCCATTACACCGCTTATCACTTGGCCGACATCGCCGATACGGCGCGTGACGTCGACTTCGCCATTCGCTGGGGTTACGGCTGGAAGCTCGGTCCGTTCGAGATCTGGCAGTCGGCCGGCTGGCAGCAGATCGCCGGCTGGGTCGCCGAGGACATTGCCGCCGGCAAGGCCATGAGCAATGCCCCGCTGCCGGCGTGGGTGACCGACGGTCGCACGGGCGTACACGGTAAGGCCGGTTCGTTCTCGGCCGCCGCGAACGCCGACAAGCCGCGCTCCAGCCATCCGGTCTACCAGCGTCAGGCATTCCCCGATCCGATCCTGGGCGAGCGCTTCGACCAGGGCACCACGGTCTGGGAAAACGAAGGCGTGCGCCTGTGGCATGCCGGCGACGACATCGGCGTGATCTCGTTCAAGACCAAGATGCACACGGTCAACGATCAGGTGCTTGACGGCATCCAGCACGCCATCGGTCTTGCCGAGCAGCAGTTCCGCGGCGTGGTGCTCTGGCAGCCGTCGGAGCCGTTCTCGGCCGGCGCCGACCTCAAGGGTGCGCTGGGTCTTCTGCAGGCCGGCAAGCTTGCCCAGTTCGAAGCGATGGTGGCGAACTTCCAGGCCACCAGCATGCGCATCAAGTACTCACTGGTGCCGGTGGTCGCGGCGGTGCGCGGTCTCGCGCTCGGTGGCGGTTGCGAGTTCCAGATGCACTCCGCCCGCACGGTGGCGGCGCTCGAAAGCTACATCGGCCTCGTGGAAGCGGGCGTCGGTCTGCTTCCCGCAGGCGGCGGCCTGAAGGAGCTGGCCGTACGCGCTGCGCAGGCCAACCCGGAAGACCCGTTCGAATACCTCAAGAAAGTGTTCGAGACGGTGGCGATGGCAAAGGTCTCCGCCAGCGCCCTCGAGGCGAAGTCGCTCGGCCTGCTGCGCAAGGACGACGTGATCGTCTTCAACGGTTACGAGTTGCTGCATGTCGCCAAGTCCCAGGCACGCGCCCTGGCGGAATCGGGCTACCGTCCGCCGCTGCCCGCTCGCGCCATTCCCGTTGGCGGTGACGTCTCCACGGCCACGTTCAAGTCATCGCTCGCCAATCTGGCCGAGGGCTATTTCGCCTCCGCCCATGACATCGACATTGCCGGCCGCATTGCCGACACCCTGTCGGGCGGTCGGATCGAACGGGGTTCGCTGGTGGACGAGAACTGGTTGTTGGCGCTTGAGCGCCGCCACTTCGTGGAACTGGCCCAGACCGAAAAGACCCAGGCGCGTATTGCCCACACGATGACGACGGGGAAGCCGCTGCGTAACTGA
- a CDS encoding acetyl-CoA C-acyltransferase, producing the protein MSKQVQDAYIVAATRTPVGKAPRGVFRNTRPDDMLAHVIRAVLEQAPGIDPALIADAIIGCAMPEAEQGMNVARIGVLLAGLPEQVPGVTINRFCSSGVQAIAMAADRIRLGEADLMLAGGTESMSMVPMMGHKVAMNPAIFENDENRAIAFGMGITAEKVAERWKVSREDQDRFALQSHQRAIAAIAAGEFKDEITPFQLDDRYPDLKNHSVREDRRIIDTDEGPRQDTSLEVLGKLRPVFRNGQFGGSVTAGNSSQMSDGAGALLIASEKAIKDYGLTPLARFVGFSVAGVAPDIMGIGPKEAIPKALKQTGISQDQLDWIELNEAFAAQALAVIRDLGLDPAKVNPLGGAIALGHPLGATGAVRAATLIHGLRRRKQKYGMVTMCIGTGMGAAGVFEAL; encoded by the coding sequence ATGAGCAAGCAAGTGCAAGACGCCTATATCGTCGCCGCCACCCGCACCCCCGTGGGCAAGGCGCCGCGTGGCGTATTCCGCAACACCCGCCCCGACGACATGCTCGCGCACGTCATCCGTGCCGTGCTGGAGCAGGCACCAGGGATCGACCCGGCACTGATCGCCGACGCGATCATCGGCTGTGCGATGCCGGAGGCCGAGCAAGGCATGAACGTGGCGCGCATCGGCGTGCTGCTAGCGGGCCTGCCCGAGCAGGTACCCGGCGTCACCATCAACCGCTTCTGCTCGTCGGGCGTGCAGGCCATCGCGATGGCCGCCGACCGCATCCGCCTGGGCGAGGCCGACCTCATGCTGGCCGGTGGCACCGAGTCGATGAGCATGGTGCCGATGATGGGCCACAAGGTGGCAATGAACCCCGCCATCTTCGAAAACGACGAGAACCGCGCCATTGCCTTCGGCATGGGCATCACCGCCGAGAAGGTCGCCGAGCGCTGGAAGGTCAGCCGCGAGGATCAGGACCGCTTCGCTCTGCAGTCGCATCAGCGCGCCATCGCTGCCATTGCGGCCGGCGAGTTCAAGGACGAGATCACGCCGTTCCAGCTCGACGACCGCTACCCGGATCTGAAGAACCATAGCGTCCGCGAGGATCGCCGGATCATCGATACCGACGAAGGCCCGCGCCAGGACACGTCGCTGGAAGTGCTGGGCAAGCTGCGCCCGGTGTTCCGTAACGGCCAGTTCGGTGGATCGGTCACGGCCGGTAACTCGTCGCAGATGTCCGACGGCGCCGGCGCCCTGCTGATCGCCAGCGAGAAGGCCATCAAGGATTACGGCCTGACGCCGCTGGCTCGCTTCGTGGGCTTCTCGGTGGCCGGCGTCGCGCCGGACATCATGGGCATCGGTCCCAAGGAAGCCATTCCGAAGGCGCTCAAGCAGACCGGCATCAGCCAGGATCAACTGGACTGGATCGAGCTCAACGAGGCGTTCGCCGCGCAGGCGTTGGCAGTGATCCGCGACCTCGGTCTCGACCCGGCCAAGGTGAACCCGCTCGGCGGCGCCATTGCCCTAGGCCACCCGCTGGGTGCTACCGGCGCGGTCCGCGCGGCTACGCTGATCCACGGCCTGCGTCGCCGCAAGCAGAAGTACGGCATGGTCACCATGTGCATCGGCACCGGCATGGGCGCCGCGGGCGTGTTCGAAGCCCTGTAA
- a CDS encoding MBL fold metallo-hydrolase, whose amino-acid sequence MHGIHLIDTGFGRPSFDAAYLVVERGRGAFIDSGTTHSLPRFLDALDTAGIEPTDVDWLILTHVHLDHAGGAGSLMQHLPNAKLAVHPRGARHMIDPSALIAGAAGVYGEDIVRRDYGDIVPVPTDRVVEAHDGFAIDLAGRALLCLDTPGHARHHIAIHDERANAFFTGDIFGLSYRELDSPGGAFIIPTTSPVQFEPEAAHASIERMLGYEPEAMYLTHYGRVTEVARLAADLHEQIDAMVAIAQRHAAAPDREERIVQEFTDLYVSRAQNQGVTLPAADIAKLLAIDIRLNAQGVVVWLDRGTR is encoded by the coding sequence ATGCACGGCATTCACTTGATCGATACCGGCTTCGGCCGCCCTTCTTTCGACGCCGCCTACCTCGTGGTGGAGCGCGGCCGCGGTGCCTTCATCGACAGCGGCACGACGCACTCGCTACCCCGCTTTCTCGACGCACTCGACACCGCGGGCATCGAACCGACCGACGTCGATTGGCTGATCCTCACCCACGTGCACCTGGATCACGCCGGTGGCGCCGGTAGCCTGATGCAACACCTTCCGAACGCGAAGCTGGCCGTGCATCCTCGCGGTGCGCGGCACATGATCGACCCGTCCGCGCTCATCGCCGGTGCGGCAGGCGTCTACGGTGAGGACATCGTTCGCCGCGATTACGGCGACATCGTTCCCGTGCCCACGGATCGTGTCGTGGAAGCCCACGATGGCTTCGCCATCGACCTCGCAGGACGCGCCCTGCTCTGCCTCGACACGCCCGGCCACGCCCGCCACCACATCGCCATCCACGACGAACGCGCCAATGCGTTCTTCACCGGCGACATCTTCGGCCTGTCCTATCGGGAGCTGGATTCACCCGGCGGCGCCTTCATCATTCCGACGACGTCGCCGGTGCAGTTCGAGCCCGAGGCGGCGCATGCATCCATTGAGCGCATGCTGGGTTACGAGCCGGAGGCGATGTACCTCACCCACTACGGAAGAGTGACCGAGGTGGCGCGGCTTGCCGCCGACCTGCACGAGCAGATCGACGCCATGGTGGCCATCGCCCAACGTCACGCCGCCGCTCCGGATCGCGAAGAGCGCATCGTGCAGGAATTCACGGACCTCTACGTTTCGCGCGCACAGAACCAAGGCGTGACGCTGCCAGCCGCCGACATTGCGAAGCTCCTCGCCATCGACATCCGCCTGAACGCGCAAGGCGTTGTCGTGTGGCTGGACCGCGGTACGCGCTGA
- a CDS encoding tRNA-binding protein, with protein MSEEITWADFEKVMLVAGTIVRAEAFPEARRPAYKIWVDFGPHGEKKTSAQVAAIYQADELVGKQIVGVINFPEKQIGPFRSQFLLTGFHTDDGVVITTTERPVPNGTRLA; from the coding sequence ATGAGCGAAGAGATTACGTGGGCCGATTTCGAGAAGGTGATGCTGGTCGCCGGGACGATCGTGCGCGCCGAGGCGTTTCCGGAAGCGCGTCGGCCGGCTTACAAGATCTGGGTCGACTTCGGTCCGCACGGTGAAAAGAAGACGAGTGCGCAGGTCGCCGCGATCTATCAGGCGGACGAGTTGGTCGGCAAGCAGATCGTCGGCGTGATCAATTTTCCCGAGAAGCAGATCGGTCCCTTCCGATCGCAGTTCCTCTTGACCGGCTTTCATACCGACGACGGCGTGGTCATCACGACGACCGAGCGACCGGTACCGAACGGCACGCGACTGGCCTGA
- a CDS encoding NAD(P)/FAD-dependent oxidoreductase, with the protein MPSWYHDRVPAPAPRPPLQGRREAAVVVVGGGFAGLNTVLGLAARGVRDVVLLESKSIGFGASGRNGGFVFAGYSLGEKALLEKAGAERAKRLYTRTVDAVNLIRDRIQALSIDCDAVDAGVVWANWFRDAGVLRERQRLLAEHYDADWQWLPEDAMHEFVRSARYHDGLYERNALQIDPLAYARGLASAAERVGIAIHEGSRVRRLERRGAGWAVHVGGAVVETPNVVLACGGYLAGLDRRIDHAVLPIATYVMVTEPLGERLRECVRTRAAIYDTRFAFDYYRPLSDTRLLWGGRISVRDRSPRAVQRLLKRDLATVFPSLKDVRIEQAWSGLMSYARHEMPQVGTHGNGLWYAQAFGGHGLAPTCAAGEVLADAIASNEPALADYSGFGLEPVHRPFGYLAAQGTYWHNEWRDWMKSRLEG; encoded by the coding sequence ATGCCGTCCTGGTACCACGACCGAGTGCCCGCGCCCGCGCCGCGGCCGCCCTTGCAAGGGCGACGCGAGGCGGCGGTAGTGGTGGTCGGCGGTGGCTTCGCTGGCCTCAATACGGTGCTGGGATTGGCAGCGCGCGGCGTGCGCGATGTCGTGCTGCTGGAGTCGAAATCGATCGGCTTTGGTGCATCGGGGCGTAACGGCGGCTTCGTCTTCGCGGGGTATTCGCTCGGCGAGAAGGCATTGCTCGAAAAGGCGGGCGCCGAGCGCGCCAAGCGTCTGTATACGCGCACGGTGGATGCGGTGAACCTCATCCGCGATCGCATTCAGGCCTTATCGATCGATTGCGACGCGGTGGACGCGGGCGTCGTATGGGCGAACTGGTTCCGCGACGCTGGCGTATTGCGTGAGCGGCAACGCCTCCTGGCGGAACACTACGACGCCGACTGGCAGTGGCTTCCCGAGGATGCGATGCACGAGTTCGTCCGCAGTGCGCGCTATCACGACGGACTCTACGAGCGGAATGCATTGCAAATCGACCCGCTGGCGTATGCACGCGGCCTGGCGTCCGCTGCCGAACGCGTGGGAATTGCCATCCACGAAGGATCGCGGGTGCGGCGGCTGGAACGCCGTGGCGCGGGGTGGGCCGTGCACGTCGGTGGCGCGGTCGTGGAGACCCCGAACGTGGTGCTGGCCTGCGGTGGCTATCTTGCCGGATTGGACAGGCGCATCGACCATGCGGTGCTGCCCATCGCTACGTACGTGATGGTGACCGAGCCGCTTGGCGAGCGTCTACGTGAGTGCGTACGCACACGTGCCGCCATCTACGACACCCGCTTCGCCTTCGACTACTATCGACCGTTGTCCGATACGCGCTTGCTGTGGGGTGGGCGGATCTCGGTGCGCGATCGTTCGCCGCGTGCGGTGCAGCGGTTGTTGAAGCGCGACCTCGCGACGGTGTTTCCGTCGCTAAAGGACGTGCGGATCGAGCAGGCGTGGTCGGGGCTCATGAGCTACGCTCGGCATGAGATGCCCCAGGTCGGCACCCATGGCAACGGGCTCTGGTATGCCCAGGCGTTTGGCGGTCACGGCCTTGCGCCCACCTGTGCGGCCGGTGAAGTGCTGGCGGATGCCATCGCCTCGAATGAGCCTGCGTTGGCGGATTACTCGGGCTTCGGTCTGGAACCGGTGCACCGCCCGTTCGGCTATCTGGCGGCGCAGGGCACCTACTGGCACAACGAATGGCGCGACTGGATGAAGTCGCGACTGGAAGGATGA
- a CDS encoding 3-hydroxyanthranilate 3,4-dioxygenase codes for MSLLPPIDLKRWIDDHRALLKPPVGNKCIVDGDFIIMIVGGPNARTDYHYDEGPEFFYQLEGEMVLKVQDDGQARDIPIRAGEVFYLPPGVPHSPQRMPDSIGLVVERRRLAGEKDGLMWFCQACNHKLYETYFPLGSIESDFPPVFERFYRSREARTCTVCGTVHPAPAAYAD; via the coding sequence ATGAGTCTGCTGCCTCCCATCGACCTCAAGCGCTGGATCGACGATCACCGCGCCCTGCTCAAGCCGCCAGTCGGCAACAAATGCATCGTGGATGGCGATTTCATCATCATGATCGTCGGGGGCCCGAACGCGCGCACGGATTACCACTACGACGAAGGCCCCGAGTTCTTCTACCAGCTCGAAGGCGAGATGGTCCTCAAGGTCCAGGATGACGGACAGGCCCGCGATATTCCCATTCGCGCGGGCGAGGTGTTCTATTTGCCCCCGGGCGTGCCGCATTCACCGCAGCGGATGCCGGATTCGATCGGTCTCGTGGTCGAGCGGCGCCGCCTTGCGGGCGAGAAAGACGGACTGATGTGGTTCTGTCAGGCGTGCAATCACAAGTTGTACGAGACCTATTTTCCGCTCGGTAGCATCGAAAGCGATTTCCCGCCGGTCTTCGAGCGGTTTTACCGATCGCGCGAGGCGCGGACGTGTACGGTCTGTGGCACCGTGCATCCGGCACCTGCGGCTTACGCCGACTGA
- a CDS encoding NUDIX hydrolase, with protein MDKPDRLLDALDRYAARWPEDLTTREFVRLLRDEPRPFHRETVAGHVTGSAWLVSADGQRTLLMLHRKLERWLQPGGHADGDPDLAAVALREAEEETGLRDLAVLPEIFDLDRHRIPARRDEPEHWHYDVRYVVVARGSEDVVANEESLELAWRSIADIAADREADESLRRMATKWLASTR; from the coding sequence ATGGACAAACCTGATCGTTTGCTGGATGCGCTCGACCGCTATGCGGCGCGTTGGCCGGAAGACCTCACCACCCGCGAGTTCGTGCGCCTCCTGCGCGATGAGCCGCGGCCCTTCCATCGCGAGACCGTGGCGGGGCATGTCACCGGATCGGCCTGGCTGGTAAGTGCGGACGGGCAGCGCACCTTGCTCATGCTGCATCGGAAACTCGAGCGCTGGCTGCAACCGGGCGGGCATGCCGACGGCGACCCCGATCTCGCCGCCGTCGCCTTGCGCGAGGCGGAAGAGGAGACGGGGTTGCGCGATCTCGCCGTGCTGCCGGAGATCTTCGATCTCGATCGCCATCGCATACCGGCGCGCCGTGACGAGCCGGAGCATTGGCACTACGACGTCCGCTATGTCGTCGTCGCACGTGGCAGCGAGGATGTTGTCGCCAACGAGGAGTCGCTGGAACTGGCGTGGCGCTCGATCGCGGACATTGCCGCGGACCGCGAAGCCGACGAGTCGCTGCGCCGCATGGCGACGAAGTGGCTGGCGAGCACCCGTTAG
- a CDS encoding transporter: MPKTLPSVALALASLAPLAASAAPREANFTGPLVTPAVNSMPEGMVNIEPYLIHTNTRGRYDNVGHRREEHSMVRQWQLAVPMSYALSDTHVVQLTLTSSRTSGGGLHSDGMRTGDTTVRLQQRLRGPDADGGGLILAVAAAQRLPTGRYHQLDRNPLNGTGSGAMRTTFSFGAQQLHWLDDAHALRWRAQLAWSPTPGHIRLRDSSVYGTDAGFRGRARLDQAWNASVAAEYTLNPRWVLVGEAIWNRAGAVDLVGTSADGSHMARRLKPNQDFSLAPAVEYHFTPNTGLIAGVQFTVAGRNTSDYVAPQVALNMVF, from the coding sequence ATGCCGAAGACGCTTCCATCGGTCGCCCTCGCCCTCGCCAGCCTCGCCCCGCTTGCCGCCTCTGCGGCGCCGCGGGAAGCCAACTTCACCGGCCCGCTGGTCACGCCAGCGGTCAACAGCATGCCCGAGGGCATGGTCAACATCGAGCCGTATCTCATCCACACCAACACCCGCGGCCGTTACGACAACGTGGGCCACCGCCGGGAAGAGCATTCGATGGTGCGGCAGTGGCAACTGGCCGTACCGATGAGTTACGCACTGAGCGACACCCATGTCGTGCAGCTCACCCTCACGTCGTCGCGCACGTCCGGCGGCGGACTGCACAGCGACGGCATGCGAACCGGCGACACGACCGTACGGCTGCAGCAGCGACTGCGTGGGCCAGACGCCGACGGCGGCGGCTTGATCCTCGCCGTGGCAGCAGCCCAGCGTCTGCCGACCGGCCGCTACCACCAGTTGGATCGCAACCCGCTCAACGGCACGGGAAGCGGCGCCATGCGAACGACCTTCTCCTTTGGCGCCCAGCAGTTGCACTGGCTTGACGACGCACACGCCCTCCGTTGGCGGGCGCAGCTCGCATGGAGCCCGACGCCCGGACATATCCGGCTGCGCGACAGCAGCGTGTACGGCACGGATGCCGGGTTCCGCGGCCGCGCACGACTCGATCAGGCATGGAATGCCTCGGTGGCGGCCGAATACACGCTCAACCCGCGCTGGGTGCTGGTAGGCGAAGCGATCTGGAACCGTGCTGGCGCGGTCGACCTCGTCGGCACGTCCGCCGACGGCTCGCACATGGCACGTCGTCTCAAGCCCAACCAGGATTTCAGCCTTGCACCGGCTGTGGAATACCACTTCACGCCGAACACCGGCCTCATCGCAGGCGTGCAGTTCACCGTGGCTGGCCGCAACACCTCCGACTACGTGGCGCCCCAGGTGGCGCTCAACATGGTCTTCTGA
- a CDS encoding amino acid permease, translating to MLKHLFATHPIEAAPHVDAGEHINTGAHGNELKRVLTAKHLILLGVGAVIGAGIFVITGQAAALHAGPALVISFLIAGFACALAGLCYAEFAAMLPVSGSAYSYSYATLGEYVAWFVGWNLVLEYLFAAATVAAGWSGYFNELLGLIGQMIGSNIALPASLASAPFQFVEGHIQATGTIINLPAVVIIAALSGLCYVGITQSAFVNSIIVAIKVTVILLFLAFAIQVINPSNWHPFIPESEGEGMFGWSGIFRAATIVFFSYVGFDAVSTAAGEAKNPQRDMPIGILGSLAICTVLYIAVALVLTGIAPFRMLNTPEPVATALGLYPHLSWLKAIVVLGAITGLSSVILVMLMGLPRIFFSMAKDGLLPQTMAKVHPNFRTPYVGTVIVGVAAAAMAGLFPVSVLGELVSMGTLLAFATVCIGVLILRYTRPDLKRSFRVPFVWPICVTGALACVYLFWQAFEEHWRLMIGWIIIGQLIYFGYGYAHSKLRKSLG from the coding sequence ATGTTGAAACACTTGTTCGCGACGCATCCCATCGAGGCCGCGCCGCACGTCGACGCTGGCGAACACATCAATACCGGCGCGCACGGAAACGAGCTGAAGCGGGTTCTCACCGCAAAGCACCTCATCCTTCTCGGTGTCGGCGCGGTCATCGGCGCGGGCATCTTCGTCATCACCGGCCAGGCTGCCGCGCTACACGCCGGCCCCGCGCTGGTCATCAGCTTCCTCATCGCCGGTTTCGCCTGCGCCCTCGCCGGCCTGTGCTACGCCGAGTTCGCAGCGATGCTGCCGGTCTCGGGCAGCGCCTACTCCTATTCCTATGCGACGCTCGGCGAATACGTCGCCTGGTTCGTCGGCTGGAACCTGGTGCTCGAGTACCTCTTCGCCGCCGCCACGGTGGCCGCGGGTTGGTCGGGGTACTTCAACGAATTGCTCGGCCTGATCGGCCAGATGATCGGCAGCAACATCGCCCTGCCCGCCTCGCTCGCCTCGGCACCCTTCCAGTTCGTCGAGGGGCACATCCAGGCAACCGGCACGATCATCAACCTGCCCGCGGTCGTCATCATCGCCGCGCTGTCCGGCCTCTGCTACGTGGGCATCACGCAGTCGGCCTTCGTCAACTCGATCATCGTGGCGATCAAGGTCACCGTGATCCTGCTATTCCTCGCCTTCGCAATCCAGGTGATCAACCCGTCCAACTGGCACCCGTTCATTCCCGAGTCCGAGGGTGAGGGCATGTTCGGCTGGAGCGGCATCTTCCGCGCAGCGACCATCGTGTTCTTCTCCTACGTGGGCTTCGACGCGGTGTCCACCGCGGCTGGCGAGGCCAAGAATCCGCAGCGCGACATGCCGATCGGCATCCTCGGCTCGCTGGCCATCTGCACGGTGCTCTACATTGCCGTGGCGCTCGTGCTCACCGGCATCGCTCCGTTCCGCATGCTCAACACGCCGGAACCGGTGGCAACCGCCCTCGGCCTGTATCCGCATCTGTCCTGGCTGAAGGCGATCGTCGTGCTCGGTGCCATCACCGGTCTGTCGTCGGTCATCCTCGTGATGCTCATGGGCCTGCCGCGCATCTTCTTCTCGATGGCGAAGGACGGCCTGCTGCCGCAGACCATGGCGAAGGTGCATCCGAACTTCCGCACGCCTTACGTCGGTACCGTCATCGTGGGTGTGGCCGCTGCCGCCATGGCCGGCCTGTTCCCGGTCAGCGTGCTCGGCGAATTGGTCTCGATGGGCACTCTGCTCGCCTTCGCCACCGTGTGCATCGGCGTGCTGATCCTGCGCTACACCCGTCCGGACCTGAAGCGCAGCTTCCGCGTGCCGTTCGTGTGGCCGATCTGCGTCACCGGCGCACTGGCCTGCGTTTACCTCTTCTGGCAGGCATTCGAGGAGCATTGGCGCCTGATGATCGGCTGGATCATCATCGGCCAGTTGATCTACTTCGGCTACGGCTACGCGCACAGCAAGCTGCGCAAGTCGCTCGGCTGA